A window of the Cololabis saira isolate AMF1-May2022 chromosome 19, fColSai1.1, whole genome shotgun sequence genome harbors these coding sequences:
- the col1a1b gene encoding collagen, type I, alpha 1b, which translates to MFSFVDIRLALLLSASVLLVRSQGEDDSTLGSCKVDGQLYNDKDVWKPEPCQICVCDSGNALCDDVICEDTSDCEDPYIPDGECCPICPDDGEMPGPETPAGPPGPDGDQGPAGPAGPDGIPGTPGLPGPPGPPGPPGLGGNFSPQMSYMDPSKSSGPPVPGPMGPMGSRGPPGSAGSSGPQGFNGPPGEPGEPGAPGPMGPRGSNGPPGKNGDDGEAGKAGRPGERGPSGPQGARGFPGTPGLPGIKGHRGFSGLDGAKGDGGPAGPKGEPGASGENGIPGAMGARGLPGERGRPGPSGPSGARGNDGNTGPAGPPGSTGPSGPPGFPGGAGAKGETGPQGGRGSEGPQGARGEAGNPGPAGAAGAAGAPGSDGSPGAKGATGAAGIAGAPGFPGARGPGGAQGAIGAPGPKGNNGDPGPSGPKGEPGAKGEAGPVGVQGLSGASGEEGKRGARGEPGGAGPRGPNGERGGPGARGFPGSDGTAGGKGAPGERGAPGAMGAQGATGESGTSGAPGAPGSKGVTGSPGSPGPDGKAGPSGAPGQDGRPGPGGPSGARGQPGVMGFPGPKGAAGEGGKPGERGPGGAAGGVGAPGKDGDVGAPGPSGPGGPAGEKGEQGPGGPPGFQGLPGPQGATGETGKPGDQGAPGEGGPSGPSGPRGDRGFPGERGAPGVAGPTGARGATGAGGSDGPKGEPGVGGAPGGVGAPGMQGMPGERGASGMSGAKGERGDGGAKGLDGAPGKDGGRGMTGAIGVPGPPGAQGEKGEGGPPGVSGPTGPRGSPGDRGENGPAGPAGFAGPPGADGQPGAKGESGDSGPKGDAGAPGPGGPVGGSGPQGPAGPAGPKGARGGAGSPGATGFPGPAGRVGPPGPSGAGGPPGPSGPVGKDGPRGGRGETGAAGRPGEVGGVGAPGLSGERGSSGPDGALGPAGLPGPQGISGPRGIVGLPGQRGERGFSGLPGPSGEPGKQGPSGQLGERGLPGPAGPPGLSGATGEAGREGSQGHDGAPGRDGPPGPKGDRGEGGNAGPPGAPGAPGAPGAVGPSGKTGDRGESGSAGPAGPSGPAGARGGAGPAGGKGDRGEAGEAGDRGHKGHRGFSGMQGLPGTAGGPGERGPAGASGPAGPRGPSGSSGSPGKDGMNGLPGPVGPPGPRGRNGEMGPAGPPGPPGPAGPPGAPGGGFDFVSQPIQEKAPDPMRGGYRADDPNMLRDRDMEVDVTLKTLTQKVEKIRSPDGTQKSPARTCRDLRMCHPEWKSGMYWVDPNQGSALDAIQVHCNMETGETCIHPSESSIPMKNWYRSKNIREKKHVWFSESMTGGSQFQYGGNGADAEDVNIQISFMRLMSNQASQNITYHCKNSIAYMDSSSGNLKKALLLQGSNDVEIRAEGNSRFTYSVSEDGCTSHTGTWGKTVIDYKTSKTSRLPIIDIAPMDVGAPDQEFGVQIGPVCFL; encoded by the exons gCACACTTGGCAGCTGCAAGGTAGACGGACAGTTGTACAATGACAAGGACGTATGGAAACCCGAGCCCTGCCAGATCTGCGTGTGCGACAGCGGCAATGCCTTGTGCGACGACGTAATCTGTGAAGACACATCCGACTGCGAGGACCCATACATCCCCGATGGAGAGTGCTGCCCCATCTGCCCTGACGATG GTGAGATGCCAGGCCCTGAG acCCCAGCTGGACCCCCTGGACCTGACGGAGACCAG ggtcctgctggtcctgccggCCCAGATGGAATCCCTGGAACTCCCGGCCTCCCCGGCCCACCCGGCCCCCCTGGACCACCTGGCCTTGGCGGA AACTTCTCTCCTCAGATGAGCTACATGGACCCCTCCAAATCCAGCGGCCCACCTGTCCCTGGCCCAATG GGTCCCATGGGTTCCCGTGGTCCCCCTGGATCTGCCGGTTCCTCT GGTCCTCAGGGTTTCAATGGACCTCCCGGTGAGCCTGGCGAGCCTGGCGCACCT GGTCCCATGGGTCCCCGTGGTTCCAATGGTCCCCCCGGAAAGAACGGAGATGAT GGTGAGGCTGGCAAAGCTGGACGCCCCGGTGAGCGTGGACCTTCCGGCCCCCAG GGTGCTCGTGGATTCCCTGGAACTCCTGGACTCCCCGGCATCAAGGGACACAGA GGATTCAGCGGTCTGGACGGAGCCAAGGGAGACGGTGGACCTGCTGGCCCCAAG GGAGAGCCTGGTGCTTCTGGTGAGAACGGTATCCCTGGCGCCATG GGTGCTCGTGGTCTTCCTGGTGAGAGAGGCCGCCCCGGACCCTCTGGCCCCTCT GGTGCTCGTGGTAACGATGGCAACACTGGTCCTGCCGGTCCTCCT GGATCTACCGGACCTTCAGGCCCCCCTGGATTCCCTGGTGGTGCTGGTGCTAAG GGAGAGACTGGTCCTCAGGGAGGTCGTGGATCTGAGGGACCCCAGGGAGCTCGTGGTGAGGCCGGTAACCCAGGACCCGCTGGAGCTGCTGGCGCTGCT GGTGCTCCTGGATCCGATGGTTCCCCTGGTGCTAAGGGTGCTACT GGTGCTGCTGGTATTGCTGGTGCTCCTGGTTTCCCCGGTGCTCGCGGTCCTGGTGGAGCTCAGGGAGCTATTGGTGCTCCTGGCCCCAAGGGTAACAAT GGTGACCCCGGTCCTTCTGGCCCTAAGGGAGAGCCTGGTGCCAAGGGTGAGGCT GGCCCCGTTGGAGTTCAGGGACTCAGTGGAGCCTCTGGTGAGGAAGGAAAGAGAGGAGCCCGTGGAGAGCCTGGTGGTGCTGGACCCCGTGGACCCAATGGAGAGCGT GGTGGACCTGGTGCTCGTGGTTTCCCTGGCTCTGATGGAACTGCTGGCGGAAAG GGTGCCCCTGGTGAGCGCGGTGCCCCCGGAGCAATGGGAGCCCAAGGAGCCACTGGCGAGTCCGGAACCTCCGGCGCCCCTGGCGCTCCTGGATCCAAG GGTGTGACTGGTAGCCCTGGCAGCCCTGGCCCTGATGGCAAAGCTGGACCCTCT GGTGCTCCCGGACAAGATGGTCGCCCTGGACCCGGTGGCCCCTCTGGAGCCAGAGGACAGCCCGGAGTTATGGGATTCCCCGGACCCAAGGGAGCCGCT GGTGAGGGTGGCAAGCCTGGCGAGAGAGGTCccggtggagctgctggaggcgTT GGTGCCCCTGGCAAAGACGGTGATGTTGGTGCTCCTGGACCTTCTGGCCCTGGT GGACCTGCTGGAGAGAAGGGAGAGCAGGGACCCGGCGGTCCCCCTGGATTCCAG GGTCTTCCTGGACCCCAAGGTGCTACTGGTGAGACTGGAAAGCCCGGTGATCAG GGTGCCCCCGGTGAGGGTGGACCTTCAGGCCCATCTGGACCCAGA GGTGACAGAGGTTTCCCCGGAGAGCGTGGTGCCCCCGGCGTCGCTGGCCCAACTGGAGCTCGTGgtgctactggtgctggtgGTAGCGATGGTCCCAAG GGTGAGCCTGGTGTCGGTGGTGCCCCCGGTGGTGTGGGAGCCCCTGGTATGCAGGGAATGCCCGGCGAGAGAGGAGCCAGCGGCATGTCCGGTGCCAAGGGAGAGAGA GGTGATGGCGGCGCTAAGGGACTTGATGGTGCACCTGGCAAAGATGGCGGGCGTGGTATGACCGGCGCTATCGGAGTCCCCGGACCTCCTGGTGCTCAGGGTGAGAAG GGTGAGGGCGGACCTCCTGGAGTTTCTGGACCTACCGGTCCTCGCGGTTCCCCT GGTGACCGTGGAGAGAATGGACCTGCTGGACCCGCTGGATTTGCTGGACCTCCT GGTGCTGATGGTCAGCCTGGTGCCAAGGGAGAGAGTGGTGACTCTGGACCCAAAGGAGATGCTGGTGCCCCTGGACCCGGTGGACCCGTCGGAGGTTCTGGACCTCAG ggacctgctggtcctgctggaccCAAAGGTGCTCGCGGTGGTGCTGGATCTCCT GGTGCTACTGGTTTCCCTGGACCCGCTGGCAGAGTTGGACCTCCTGGCCCATCT GGCGCTGGTGGACCCCCCGGACCTTCCGGACCCGTTGGCAAAGACGGACCCAGAGGAGGTCGCGGTGAGACTGGTGCTGCTGGTCGCCCCGGAGAGGTCGGTGGTGTCGGAGCTCCTGGACTCTCCGGAGAGAGGGGATCCTCTGGCCCCGATGGAGCCCTC GGTCCCGCTGGTCTCCCTGGACCCCAAGGTATTTCTGGCCCCCGTGGTATTGTAGGTCTCCCTGGTCAGCGTGGAGAGCGCGGTTTCTCCGGTCTGCCCGGACCTTCT GGTGAGCCTGGAAAGCAGGGACCCTCTGGACAACTTGGTGAGCGTGGACTCCCCGGACCCGCCGGACCCCCCGGACTGTCTGGTGCTACTGGAGAGGCTGGTCGCGAG GGATCCCAAGGTCACGATGGTGCCCCTGGTCGGGATGGACCTCCCGGACCCAAG GGAGACCGTGGTGAGGGCGGTAATGCTGGACCCCCTGGAGCTCCTGGCGCTCCTGGAGCCCCTGGTGCTGTTGGTCCCTCTGGCAAAACTGGTGACCGTGGAGAGAGT GGTTCCGCTGGTCCCGCCGGTCCTTCCGGCCCTGCTGGTGCCCGTGGTGGTGCT GGCCCCGCTGGTGGTAAGGGAGACAGAGGAGAGGCTGGTGAGGCTGGAGATAGAGGCCACAAGGGACACAGAGGATTCAGCGGCATGCAGGGTCTCCCCGGAACTGCT GGAGGTCCTGGAGAGAGAGGACCTGCTGGTGCCTCTGGACCTGCCGGACCCCGA GGACCTTCTGGAAGCAGCGGCTCCCCTGGTAAGGATGGCATGAACGGTCTGCCCGGACCCGTCGGACCCCCTGGACCTCGTGGTCGCAATGGAGAGATGGGACCTGCT GGTCCTCCTGGACCTCCCGGACCCGCCGGACCCCCCGGAGCTCCCGGTGGCGGATTTGACTTCGTCAGCCAGCCCATCCAGGAGAAGGCCCCCGATCCCATGCGTGGAGGCTACCGTGCCGACGACCCCAACATGCTGCGCGACCGCGACATGGAGGTTGACGTCACCCTCAAGACCCTGACCCAGAAGGTGGAGAAGATCCGCAGCCCCGACGGTACCCAGAAGAGCCCTGCACGCACCTGCCGTGACCTGAGGATGTGCCACCCCGAGTGGAAGAGCG GCATGTACTGGGTTGATCCCAACCAGGGATCCGCTCTGGACGCCATCCAGGTCCACTGCAACATGGAGACTGGCGAGACCTGCATCCACCCCAGCGAGTCCAGCATCCCCATGAAGAACTGGTACCGCAGCAAGAACATCAGAGAGAAGAAGCACGTCTGGTTCAGCGAGTCCATGACCGGTGGATCCCAG TTCCAGTATGGCGGCAACGGCGCTGACGCCGAGGATGTCAACATCCAGATCTCCTTCATGCGCCTCATGTCCAACCAGGCCTCTCAGAACATCACATACCACTGCAAGAACAGCATCGCCTACATGGACTCTTCCTCCGGCAACCTGAAGAAGGCCCTGCTTCTCCAGGGCTCCAACGACGTGGAGATCAGAGCGGAGGGCAACAGCCGCTTCACATACAGCGTCAGCGAGGACGGCTGCACG TCACACACTGGCACATGGGGCAAGACAGTCATCGACTACAAGACATCAAAAACATCCCGCCTGCCCATCATTGACATTGCTCCTATGGATGTTGGTGCACCCGATCAGGAATTTGGCGTCCAAATTGGCCCCGTTTGCTTCttgtaa